A region of the Peromyscus leucopus breed LL Stock chromosome X, UCI_PerLeu_2.1, whole genome shotgun sequence genome:
ttaatcccagcacttgggatctcatgcctttgatcccagtacttgggaggcacatgcctttgatcctagcactagggaagaggaaacaggaagtgtatggctgggcagagggaggaatataaggcaggcagagacaggagcttggccccctttcaggctgaggagttggtgaggtaagaggtggctgtagcttgctcctttgtctttctgatctttcagcatttatctcGATATCTGActcttggtgtttgtttgtttgtttgtttgtttaggcaTCGttagtttattataaaaaggAGGCAAGGAAATTATTTACATGATGAATAGTTCAGACTATCAGAGGAATGGGCAGCTTCATGGGCCAACATTTCAACAGTGATTTCAGTCCATATACTTTCCAAGAATATCACCATCTCTAAATAAGAAATAATCCTTGTCTTCTAGAACTACTTTGGTACCTCCATATTCTGGGAAAAGAACTTCATCTCCAACTTTCACACTGACTGGTTGAATCCCTCCAGCCTTTCCTTGGCATCTGATCCCACAAGCCACTACCGTTGCTTGCAATACTTTTCCTTGAGACTTTTCCAGAAGCATAATGCCACCTTTGGTCACAGTTTTGGCAGCACTCCTTTCAACCAATACTCTGTCAAAGAGCAGGAGAAACTTTCTGAAAGCTTGTCCAGCCATGACTAGTGCTACCACAGCTCGGACTCTGTACTCGGGGCCACCACTGCAAAGAGAgttgactccgggtttttattattaagacctatTAGGATTCATGGCACAATGGTGTGCCTACACACACTTGTGGATACAAAATATgcttaatacaaaataaatactacAGAGAAAAAATTGACAGGGCTTATAGGTGTTAGCTCACAAAGCAGGCCTAAAAATGGCAGACAACGTCCTGAGATGACAGCAGGGTCCAACACAGCCTGGGTTCTTACGGAGAAAACAGAAACCTAAACTCACACTTCCTCAGAAATCTTGTGAAGTGGGTTTCTGTTTGTGGGGAAAGCCACTATAACCCTTATTTGCCCCCAACAGCAAAATGTATCTAGTTCCTGGTTAACCTGAACAGCCTGCGTTAATTCCGTTCTCCCTGCTGACTAGCTCCCACTGAAGTGCAGCTCTCTACCCCTGAGACAGTCTGGTAATTTTTCCCCCATTaaactgtctttctctctgcagaGGGGTCTAGTTCGGTATTCTCACTGCATCTCAAGTATTCTTGGAGAGCTGAGCGAAGATGAGAAACACCCAGATGATGATGATACCAaaacaaaagccagcaaaagagagagaaggttaTATATGGAGAAGAGTAGAATATTGtagtggaatattactttactatgcgaagatgtgttgctttgtctgcctaaggcacctgataggtctaataaaaagctgagcatccaatagctaggcagtagagggataggcagggctggcaggcagagagaataactaggaggaggaatctaggctggagaaagaaagagaaggagaagagaatgaaggagaaagaaagggagatacCAGGGGCCAGTCAGCCAGGCaggagccagacagacagacacagaggaaacagaaaagtaggacatatagaaggaaagaaagagaaaaagccctaaggcaaaacatagatgaagagaaacaggttaaattaagttataagagctagtgagacaagcctaagataaggccaagTGTTCATaactaacaataagtctctgtgtcatgatttggaggctggtggtccaagaaggCTTGTTACAGAATATGCTTTTCTTCATGGGGAGTGCTTATATGCACATGTTGGTATCTGCAGgtgtgcacacttgtgtacaTTCATGGAATCCAGGGGAGTCCATGGGGTGCCCTGCCCCATCTAGTTCCACCATATgcccttgagatagggtctctcactgagcctggagctaagCTGACATCAAGCAAGTCCCTGCAACCCTCCTGAATTCCTATTCACAGCTTTTTTTTAGATGAGTGCcaaagattcaaactcaggtactcatgctAGTATggtaagtgctcttacccactgagttagCTCCCTAGCCCCAGTGTTCGCCTTTCTTTCTCCAGAAGATTATATTTTATACCTTTAAACTAAGCGCTGTGAACCTAatgattgattttcttttctgtcagtaGACTTGAACGATGAACATGGtcctaaaaatatctttccaGCTAAGAGCACACAATAAATTGAGAAGGGGAGAAATTGCATCTGACTGTAGCATATATTCTATCAGCTGCTGCTAATTAACTAAAGGGCCAATTACCCAGTGCTCAAACACTGGAAAGGAGCAAAGAATCCTATTATATGCAGAAAGTCGTCATCCTAATGAAATCATTATctccaagaggaaaaaagagttgtaactcaagctccaaaAGCACAAAGTGTCTGATGGCTGGGGGCATTACAATGTCCCATTCCAGCTGGGGAAAAAGAATCCCATTAACATGGTATATGCCAGATGAAAGTTTTATAGTCCAACACAGTCTG
Encoded here:
- the LOC114681370 gene encoding 10 kDa heat shock protein, mitochondrial-like — encoded protein: MAGQAFRKFLLLFDRVLVERSAAKTVTKGGIMLLEKSQGKVLQATVVACGIRCQGKAGGIQPVSVKVGDEVLFPEYGGTKVVLEDKDYFLFRDGDILGKYMD